In Tessaracoccus flavus, the following are encoded in one genomic region:
- a CDS encoding long-chain-fatty-acid--CoA ligase — translation MSTTPDWIRFYQDGVPAEIELPTESLTAMCERSCAGAADKVATEFFGATMTYAQLGERIARAAEGLRRLGVGAGDRVAILLPNCPQHLVAFYAVLRLGAVVCEHNPLSTERELAEVFTDHGAQVAVAMDSVAQRVKAAAPAITVVAVNLVEAFPTVKRLALSLPIPKLKKQRALLTSGDRGDVTWRELVANDPIDDGHPRPDVHDLAAIQYTSGTTGLPKGVMLSHFNMYCNALQGVAWMHGARDGEEVSYAMLPMFHAFGLVLYVTFGVYKRAHQVLFPRPDTDLALAAMKKRPPTIYCAVPPIYEKTAKGAAERGVSLKGVRWCISGAMTLPDDVVELWESVSGGRLVEGYGLTECAPIAMGNPFSASRKTGTIGIPFPSTLRRVVDEDGVDVAPGEPGELWVRGPQVFQGYWNNPEATAEALTDDGWLRTGDIVTLDDDGFATIVDRKKEIIITGGFNVSPSEVERVLREHPGIEDVAVVGMPREQGDEEIVAAVVAPHGVDTGEVREWAKQRLSRYKVPRRIVVVAELPKSLIGKVLRGQVREQLAD, via the coding sequence ATGAGCACAACGCCAGACTGGATCCGTTTCTACCAAGACGGCGTTCCCGCCGAGATCGAGCTGCCCACCGAGTCACTGACCGCGATGTGCGAGCGCTCCTGCGCGGGAGCCGCGGACAAGGTGGCCACCGAATTCTTCGGCGCCACCATGACGTACGCCCAGCTGGGCGAGCGCATCGCCCGAGCAGCCGAGGGGCTCCGGAGGCTCGGCGTCGGAGCGGGAGACCGGGTCGCGATCCTGCTACCCAACTGCCCGCAGCACCTCGTCGCGTTCTACGCCGTGCTGCGCCTCGGGGCGGTCGTCTGCGAGCACAACCCACTCTCCACCGAGCGGGAACTGGCGGAGGTCTTCACCGATCACGGCGCACAGGTCGCCGTGGCGATGGACTCCGTGGCGCAGCGGGTGAAGGCGGCCGCGCCTGCTATCACGGTGGTGGCGGTCAACCTCGTCGAGGCGTTTCCGACCGTCAAGCGACTGGCGCTGAGCCTCCCGATCCCGAAGTTGAAGAAGCAGCGCGCCCTGCTGACCTCGGGCGACCGCGGCGACGTCACGTGGCGCGAGCTCGTGGCCAATGACCCCATCGACGACGGCCACCCGCGCCCCGACGTGCACGACCTCGCGGCCATCCAGTACACGAGCGGCACCACCGGGCTGCCGAAGGGCGTCATGCTCAGCCACTTCAACATGTACTGCAACGCGCTGCAGGGCGTGGCCTGGATGCACGGCGCGCGCGACGGCGAGGAAGTCAGCTACGCCATGCTGCCGATGTTCCACGCGTTCGGGCTGGTCCTGTACGTCACATTCGGCGTCTACAAGCGCGCCCACCAGGTGCTGTTCCCCCGCCCCGACACCGACCTGGCGCTGGCCGCCATGAAGAAGCGGCCCCCGACCATCTATTGCGCAGTCCCGCCGATCTACGAGAAGACCGCCAAGGGGGCCGCCGAGAGGGGCGTCTCCCTCAAGGGCGTGCGCTGGTGCATCTCTGGGGCGATGACGCTGCCCGACGACGTCGTCGAGCTCTGGGAGTCGGTCTCTGGAGGTCGGTTGGTCGAGGGCTATGGGCTCACCGAGTGCGCGCCCATCGCCATGGGCAATCCGTTCAGCGCCAGCCGCAAGACCGGCACCATCGGCATCCCCTTCCCGTCCACTCTGCGGCGTGTGGTCGACGAGGACGGCGTCGACGTCGCCCCGGGTGAGCCCGGCGAACTCTGGGTCCGCGGCCCCCAGGTCTTCCAGGGCTACTGGAACAACCCCGAGGCCACCGCTGAGGCGCTGACCGACGACGGCTGGCTGCGCACCGGCGACATCGTGACGCTCGACGATGACGGTTTCGCGACGATCGTCGACCGCAAGAAGGAGATCATCATCACCGGCGGCTTCAACGTCTCGCCCAGCGAGGTCGAGCGCGTGCTGCGCGAGCATCCCGGTATCGAGGACGTCGCCGTGGTCGGCATGCCGCGCGAGCAGGGCGACGAGGAGATCGTCGCGGCCGTCGTGGCCCCGCACGGCGTCGACACCGGAGAGGTACGCGAGTGGGCGAAGCAGCGCCTCTCGCGGTACAAGGTGCCGCGCCGGATCGTCGTCGTGGCTGAGCTGCCGAAGTCGCTCATCGGGAAGGTGCTGCGCGGACAGGTGCGCGAGCAGCTGGCCGACTGA
- a CDS encoding sirohydrochlorin chelatase: protein MPDIVIIARGSSDPRHAADVELLADRVRDRVRSGRGVGACFLDHHSPSPDDLAAELRHRAVVVPIMVTPSDELHTELSEVARRLGAGGADIKVAPPLGPDPRLLHACEELLSAADVRPSRDTGVVALLDQRFGASDRTAIQRVFNTGQDGYRAWAVASVSDTNDLEAVIGQLRARCERVVAVPLSLMDVRRRRELAMRCRDAQVGMVPGSLATTQALADLVVARSA from the coding sequence ATGCCCGACATCGTCATCATCGCCCGCGGCTCCAGCGACCCGCGGCATGCCGCCGATGTCGAGCTGCTGGCAGACCGGGTGCGGGATCGCGTGCGGTCGGGGCGCGGCGTCGGGGCCTGTTTCCTCGACCACCACAGCCCGTCGCCCGACGACCTGGCGGCCGAGCTCCGGCACCGCGCCGTCGTCGTGCCGATCATGGTCACACCCAGTGATGAACTCCACACGGAGCTGTCCGAGGTGGCCCGCCGGCTGGGAGCCGGCGGGGCGGATATCAAGGTTGCCCCACCACTTGGCCCGGACCCCAGGCTGCTCCACGCCTGTGAAGAGCTGCTCTCGGCGGCCGACGTGCGGCCCTCCCGTGACACCGGCGTTGTGGCTCTCCTTGACCAGCGGTTCGGGGCCTCCGACAGGACGGCCATCCAACGGGTATTCAACACTGGCCAGGACGGGTACAGAGCGTGGGCGGTGGCGTCCGTATCCGACACCAACGACCTCGAAGCGGTCATCGGTCAGCTGCGTGCGCGATGCGAGAGGGTGGTTGCCGTGCCGCTGTCGCTCATGGATGTCCGCCGACGGCGGGAGCTTGCGATGCGCTGCCGTGATGCCCAAGTCGGCATGGTGCCCGGGTCACTCGCCACAACTCAGGCACTCGCCGACCTGGTGGTCGCCCGCTCCGCCTGA
- a CDS encoding aminotransferase class IV encodes MATRMLALLDGSLVDPSTPIVRADDDGVVRGDGVFDALLAANGIARDLDEHLGRLADSAKILALPAPDEAGYRRAVDAVLQAWDWQAEPEAVLRLIQTRGPAGGQGNGYVLAAPLDAATRRERYEGVRVLLLDRGFEGNGIVDLPWLLPGAKSLSYGINMAAKRYAIANGADDVIFVTPSGAILEGPTSSVVLDLDGVLHTPPLDGILRSITIAELLEKAPAAGLEVKVGALTVDDLWRARGAWLLSSGRLIASVNEADGKPLPASPLDGALRRILDVPEA; translated from the coding sequence ATGGCCACACGCATGCTTGCCCTCCTCGACGGCTCACTTGTCGACCCCTCCACGCCCATCGTGCGGGCCGACGACGACGGCGTGGTCCGCGGCGACGGCGTCTTCGACGCCCTGCTGGCCGCCAACGGGATCGCCCGCGACCTGGACGAGCATCTCGGGCGGTTGGCCGACTCCGCCAAGATCCTCGCCCTCCCCGCGCCCGACGAAGCCGGCTACCGGCGCGCCGTCGACGCGGTCCTCCAGGCCTGGGATTGGCAGGCGGAGCCGGAGGCGGTGCTGCGCCTCATCCAGACCCGCGGCCCTGCAGGCGGCCAGGGCAACGGCTACGTGCTGGCCGCGCCCCTCGACGCGGCGACGCGTCGCGAACGCTACGAGGGCGTCCGCGTTCTTCTCCTCGACCGCGGGTTCGAGGGCAACGGCATCGTCGACCTCCCGTGGCTCCTCCCTGGCGCCAAGTCGCTCTCCTACGGCATCAACATGGCGGCCAAGCGTTATGCCATCGCCAACGGGGCCGACGACGTCATCTTCGTCACCCCGTCCGGCGCCATTCTCGAAGGCCCCACGTCCAGCGTCGTGCTCGATCTCGACGGCGTCCTGCACACCCCGCCCCTTGACGGCATTCTGCGTTCGATCACGATCGCGGAACTGCTCGAGAAGGCCCCCGCGGCGGGGCTGGAGGTCAAGGTCGGGGCTTTGACCGTCGACGACCTGTGGCGAGCGCGCGGCGCGTGGCTGCTCTCCAGCGGACGCCTCATCGCCAGCGTCAACGAGGCCGACGGCAAACCGCTCCCTGCGTCGCCCCTCGACGGCGCACTCCGGCGAATCCTCGACGTCCCCGAGGCCTGA
- a CDS encoding DNA-3-methyladenine glycosylase, with protein sequence MLIPRDVSFTELPLDALQALDSVAKEARALLGGHLTVDRDPGPVTLRITEVEAYAGPHDPASHAYRGPSARNQAMFGPAGHAYVYRHMGLHTCFNAVVGPPGTPTGLLIRAGEVIDGADIARARRSERGVTRTDLDLASGPARLTVALGITLDDNGAALDGSSGITLLPRSGPAPTIVSGPRIGVGAARDFPLRFSIADDPTVSRPR encoded by the coding sequence ATGCTCATCCCACGCGACGTCAGCTTCACCGAGCTCCCACTCGACGCGCTGCAGGCCCTGGACTCCGTGGCGAAGGAGGCACGGGCGCTTCTCGGTGGGCACCTGACCGTCGACCGCGACCCCGGACCCGTCACGCTCCGGATCACCGAGGTCGAGGCGTACGCCGGCCCACACGATCCCGCCTCCCACGCCTACCGCGGACCCTCCGCACGCAACCAGGCGATGTTCGGCCCCGCCGGGCACGCCTACGTCTACCGCCACATGGGTCTGCACACCTGCTTCAACGCCGTCGTGGGTCCGCCCGGGACCCCCACCGGGCTGCTCATCCGCGCGGGCGAGGTCATCGACGGGGCGGACATCGCCCGCGCCCGCCGCTCCGAGCGCGGCGTCACCCGAACCGACCTCGACCTGGCGTCCGGCCCCGCCCGACTTACGGTGGCGCTCGGGATCACGCTGGACGACAACGGTGCCGCACTCGACGGCTCGAGCGGCATCACGCTGCTCCCACGCTCAGGGCCCGCCCCGACGATCGTGTCCGGTCCGCGCATCGGCGTCGGCGCCGCCCGCGACTTCCCACTGCGGTTCTCCATCGCCGACGATCCGACGGTCTCGCGCCCCCGCTGA
- the purS gene encoding phosphoribosylformylglycinamidine synthase subunit PurS, translating to MPRVVVNVMPKPEILDPQGKAVTGALRRLGFDGMSVRQGKRFEIEVDGELTPELLARIEEAAETLLANTVIESFDVVAD from the coding sequence ATGCCACGCGTCGTTGTCAACGTCATGCCGAAGCCCGAGATCCTTGATCCGCAGGGGAAGGCCGTCACCGGCGCCCTCCGCCGCCTGGGATTCGACGGCATGAGCGTCCGCCAGGGCAAGCGCTTCGAGATTGAGGTCGACGGCGAGTTGACGCCGGAGCTGCTGGCCCGTATCGAGGAGGCGGCGGAGACGTTGCTCGCTAACACGGTGATCGAGTCGTTCGACGTGGTGGCCGACTGA
- the purQ gene encoding phosphoribosylformylglycinamidine synthase subunit PurQ: MPRIGVVTFPGSLDDHDALRAVRLAGAEAVPLWHGSDSTEGVDAIVLPGGFSYGDYLRCGAIARFSPVMDTVIDAARKGMPVLGICNGFQLLCEAHLLEGAMIRNANQQFICRDERLRVETIDTTWTCAFAKGDEITIVLKNGEGNFQASPETLRKLEENDQVVFRYLDNPNGSANDIAGITNERGNVVGLMPHPEHNVEDLTSPSLDGQKFFESVISFLGTRV; this comes from the coding sequence ATGCCACGGATCGGTGTCGTGACCTTTCCCGGGTCCCTGGACGACCATGACGCCCTCCGCGCGGTGCGGTTGGCTGGCGCCGAAGCGGTCCCGCTCTGGCACGGCTCTGACTCCACCGAGGGCGTCGACGCCATCGTCCTGCCAGGCGGCTTCTCCTACGGCGACTATCTTCGCTGCGGCGCCATCGCGCGGTTCAGCCCGGTCATGGACACGGTCATCGACGCTGCACGCAAGGGGATGCCGGTGCTCGGCATCTGCAACGGATTCCAGTTGCTCTGCGAGGCGCACCTGCTCGAGGGCGCAATGATCCGTAACGCCAACCAGCAGTTCATCTGCCGCGACGAGCGGCTGCGGGTGGAGACCATCGACACCACGTGGACCTGCGCGTTCGCCAAGGGCGACGAGATCACGATCGTTCTGAAGAACGGGGAGGGCAACTTCCAGGCCTCGCCGGAGACCCTCCGCAAGCTGGAGGAGAACGATCAGGTGGTGTTCCGCTACCTGGACAACCCGAACGGTTCGGCCAACGACATTGCGGGCATCACCAACGAGCGCGGCAACGTCGTCGGGCTCATGCCGCACCCTGAACACAACGTCGAGGACCTCACCTCGCCGTCGCTCGACGGACAGAAGTTCTTCGAGTCGGTCATCTCCTTCCTCGGCACCCGCGTCTAG
- a CDS encoding DUF559 domain-containing protein — protein sequence MRYLDGAERGVFSRAELRELGVSASSFRASLDRREYISVGRLHVVDGQVPDAVKAAVRSGGSLTCLSALREHGVWTYPDRSIHLLRPRKARSTYPLPENGCDCRGRFGGAEGRLVVPLATALSAALTCHPAVHGVIAADDIRRRRLLPDHELEHVLAQCSARKRTAVAVADGTVESALESVVRHLLWSAGIGFRVQVVLDGIGRVDFLIGEKLILEVDGFEFHGHVDGFRNDRRRDLSAAAQGYVTIRVTWWDVLHKWPTILGDLQSIVRRRGHRAR from the coding sequence ATGCGATATCTGGATGGCGCAGAGCGAGGAGTCTTCTCGCGTGCGGAGTTGCGCGAGCTCGGCGTGTCAGCGTCAAGTTTTCGTGCTTCGCTCGATCGGCGTGAGTACATCAGCGTCGGGCGGCTGCACGTCGTTGATGGGCAAGTCCCCGATGCAGTGAAGGCTGCAGTTCGGTCGGGCGGTTCGCTGACCTGCCTCAGTGCCTTGCGTGAGCACGGCGTGTGGACCTACCCAGACAGGAGCATCCATCTGCTTCGTCCGAGGAAGGCACGGTCCACCTATCCATTACCGGAGAACGGGTGTGATTGCCGGGGTCGGTTCGGAGGGGCCGAGGGGCGGCTGGTGGTGCCGCTCGCCACTGCGCTCTCGGCGGCCCTCACCTGCCATCCAGCCGTTCACGGAGTGATCGCAGCGGACGACATCCGTCGCCGTCGGCTTCTGCCCGACCACGAATTGGAGCACGTTCTGGCCCAATGCTCCGCGCGGAAGCGGACGGCGGTCGCGGTGGCGGATGGGACCGTAGAGTCGGCTCTCGAGTCCGTGGTTCGTCACCTGTTGTGGAGCGCCGGGATCGGATTTCGAGTGCAGGTAGTGCTGGACGGCATTGGGCGCGTGGATTTTCTCATCGGTGAGAAACTCATCCTCGAAGTGGACGGCTTCGAGTTCCATGGCCACGTTGATGGCTTCCGGAATGACCGTCGTCGGGACCTCAGCGCCGCCGCGCAAGGATATGTGACCATCCGCGTCACGTGGTGGGACGTGTTGCACAAGTGGCCCACCATTCTGGGTGACCTGCAGTCGATTGTTCGACGTCGCGGCCATCGGGCGCGCTGA
- the pepN gene encoding aminopeptidase N codes for MSSANLTQAETAHRASAVNVHSYTVDVDVRDARDQASQTFRVTSTIELTTAKPDTWVDFIGEVDDVLVDGEAWPFHHDGARIQLTGLPAERCAVTVRGRGHYSRTGEGLHRFVDPADGETYLYTQYEPADARRVFPNFEQPDMRAPFTFSLTGPSDWWLGSNQPEASREEVEPGVVRVEFSPTPTLSTYITCLCAGPYHRVDDTWRGKIELALLCRQSMARYLDAEELFRLTKAGLDWFTEAFGEYPWGKYDQIFVPEYNLGAMENPGLVTFTESYLFRSPATPAQLQARANTLVHEMSHMWFGDLVVPRWWGDLWLKESFAEFMGSHVSVEACGFKEGWVNFASNRKVGAYLADSMPTTHPVVADIPDLEAAKTNFDRITYSKGASALTQLVHYVGLDAFLAGCRRYFAQHAFGAATLADFIAALDAEAARDLSGWVEAWLRTAGHDTLSAQTRVEDGVIAELLVRRDFEGAGDPEADRPHATTVGLYVLDGDRLVLDARHEVLVEGPETPVAEAVGGRAPDVVLVNDLDRTFARVSLDPHSRATLLDHIGSLKALARAVAWSALWADVRAGALPPADFVGAVLSSGERQTGVLASILQRALVALDRYSDGHEARWRDGCRANLMAAEPGSAEQMLWAKAYLSAASLAPEDVRWVLNGEVPGLDVSVDISWAAWESLATQGSATDVELDAALNADDTAAGRTAHLRAVHSRPDAEVKEEAWRRAHSVGGETNDAVGALLAGFNALGQEHLRQPFAERYFERLESVWRDQPIEIAMRLVSGGFPADGHEDGYRWLAEHPDAPATLRRLVTEATHESAVADRVRRGPDVGPATFS; via the coding sequence ATGTCGTCAGCGAACCTCACCCAGGCAGAAACCGCCCACCGCGCCTCCGCCGTCAACGTGCACTCGTACACCGTCGACGTCGACGTCCGCGACGCGCGCGACCAGGCGTCGCAGACGTTCCGCGTGACCTCGACGATTGAGCTCACCACTGCGAAGCCGGACACGTGGGTCGACTTCATCGGCGAGGTCGACGACGTACTGGTGGACGGCGAAGCCTGGCCGTTCCACCACGACGGCGCCCGCATCCAGCTGACCGGCCTGCCGGCCGAACGATGCGCGGTCACGGTGCGGGGGCGAGGCCACTATTCGCGCACGGGGGAGGGGCTCCACCGCTTCGTCGACCCGGCCGACGGTGAGACCTACCTCTACACCCAGTATGAGCCGGCCGACGCACGCCGCGTGTTCCCCAACTTCGAGCAGCCCGACATGCGCGCTCCCTTCACCTTCTCGCTCACCGGCCCGTCGGACTGGTGGCTGGGGTCCAACCAGCCCGAGGCGTCGCGCGAGGAGGTGGAGCCGGGTGTCGTCCGCGTGGAGTTCTCCCCAACGCCCACCCTCTCGACCTACATCACCTGTCTGTGCGCCGGCCCCTACCACCGGGTCGACGACACGTGGCGCGGCAAGATCGAGCTCGCTCTGCTGTGCCGCCAGAGCATGGCGCGTTACCTCGACGCCGAGGAGCTCTTCCGGCTCACGAAGGCGGGGCTGGACTGGTTCACCGAGGCGTTCGGCGAGTACCCCTGGGGCAAGTACGACCAGATCTTCGTCCCGGAGTACAACCTGGGCGCCATGGAGAACCCCGGGCTCGTGACGTTCACCGAGTCCTACCTCTTCCGCTCACCGGCCACCCCTGCCCAGTTGCAGGCGCGGGCCAACACTCTCGTGCACGAGATGAGCCACATGTGGTTCGGCGACCTCGTCGTCCCGCGTTGGTGGGGCGATCTATGGCTGAAGGAGAGCTTCGCAGAGTTCATGGGCAGCCACGTCTCGGTGGAGGCGTGCGGCTTCAAGGAGGGGTGGGTCAACTTCGCGTCCAACCGGAAGGTCGGTGCGTACCTCGCCGATTCGATGCCGACGACGCACCCGGTGGTCGCCGACATCCCCGACCTCGAGGCCGCGAAGACGAACTTCGACCGCATCACCTACTCCAAGGGCGCCTCGGCCCTCACACAGTTGGTCCACTACGTCGGGCTCGACGCCTTCCTCGCCGGATGCCGCCGCTACTTCGCCCAGCACGCCTTCGGCGCGGCGACGCTCGCCGACTTCATCGCCGCCCTCGACGCCGAGGCGGCGCGGGATCTCAGCGGCTGGGTGGAGGCCTGGCTCCGCACTGCTGGTCACGACACTCTGAGTGCCCAGACCCGCGTGGAGGACGGCGTCATCGCGGAGCTGCTGGTGCGCCGCGACTTCGAGGGGGCGGGCGATCCGGAGGCAGACCGACCGCACGCCACCACCGTCGGCCTTTATGTGCTCGACGGCGATCGGCTGGTGCTCGATGCCCGCCACGAGGTGCTGGTGGAGGGACCCGAGACGCCGGTGGCGGAGGCCGTCGGAGGGCGCGCGCCCGACGTCGTTCTGGTCAACGACCTCGACCGCACGTTCGCCCGCGTGTCGCTCGACCCACACAGCCGGGCGACACTGCTCGACCACATCGGGAGCCTCAAGGCGCTCGCCCGCGCTGTGGCCTGGAGCGCGCTCTGGGCCGACGTGAGAGCTGGCGCTCTGCCCCCAGCGGACTTCGTCGGGGCCGTACTCAGCTCCGGGGAGCGGCAGACGGGCGTCCTCGCCTCGATCCTGCAGCGAGCCCTCGTTGCCCTGGACCGCTACTCGGACGGTCACGAAGCCCGCTGGCGGGACGGCTGCCGGGCCAACCTGATGGCGGCCGAGCCCGGGTCGGCCGAGCAGATGCTCTGGGCCAAGGCCTACCTCAGCGCTGCCTCGCTCGCGCCCGAGGACGTCCGGTGGGTGCTCAACGGCGAAGTGCCGGGGCTCGACGTCTCGGTGGACATTTCGTGGGCCGCGTGGGAGTCGCTGGCCACGCAGGGCTCCGCGACCGACGTCGAACTCGACGCCGCCCTGAACGCTGACGACACGGCGGCCGGCCGCACGGCCCACCTGCGCGCGGTCCATTCCCGTCCCGACGCCGAGGTCAAGGAGGAGGCGTGGCGCCGCGCCCACTCCGTCGGCGGTGAGACCAACGACGCGGTGGGGGCGCTGCTGGCGGGCTTCAACGCTCTCGGTCAGGAGCATCTGCGGCAGCCGTTCGCCGAGCGTTACTTCGAGCGTCTCGAATCGGTGTGGCGCGACCAGCCGATCGAGATCGCGATGCGTCTGGTCTCCGGGGGCTTCCCCGCGGACGGTCACGAGGACGGCTACCGCTGGCTGGCCGAGCACCCGGACGCGCCGGCCACCTTGCGTCGGTTGGTCACCGAGGCCACGCACGAGTCTGCGGTCGCCGATCGCGTCCGTCGCGGTCCCGACGTCGGCCCTGCAACGTTTTCCTGA
- a CDS encoding S8 family serine peptidase: MTQPRPARIMRALGGSLLAAALCAGTVGTASADQALPEPIGPAAPSAEAPSIEEMLATLGDDVLAGRWLVEVEGSAKIQGGNAAKAKQAQDKVVAAAKAEGIAVTVGKSYTNTWNGVAVSASKADAVKLAGIAGVKGVYPVVEVTKPAEDAARPDIDYARTLTGADVANEELGFTGKDIKVGIIDSGIDYNHPDFGGSGVNAETRDFPGERVKWGHDYVGDVYDASSDDPAINTPKPDQWPDDCGGHGTHVAGIVGADGGVTGVAPDVEFGAYRVFGCDGSSDSEIIIAAMDQAYADGMDIVNMSLGASLQTWPTYPTATAADRLVDAGVVVVVSQGNSGTSGTFSGGAPSVAHNVISVGSVDNSEYMADYISTAGGVETPFMTSTGSPEPTPGASYTLVAGDPLNACAPLAEATGEGQAVIVDRGTCSFHLKALAAQVAGYDAVIVANNAPGVINMTVEGADEITIPAVSVLQADGAALKAEIAANGGSTTIDFSEEPKRFDNPTGGYQSDFSSYGLAADLTLKPDVSAPGGSIYSTYPLEKKGYATLGGTSMAAPHVAGAAALLLEARPDLDPYEVRTILANTANPFTWGTLPEAGVAEPVHRQGAGLIDIPHALTTTTTVTPHKISLGEGEAGPVTTTLTVHNASDVEVTYALDVEHGVATYGPTDVPGFYVLDATVEFSADSITVPAGGTATATVVISEDFTDTDDNGVEFKVHGAIYGGWITLTSETEQLVVPFAGLSGDYQALQAVELAALTYRNANGGLSVAAPWRTFTMVDGDIPLIALYLGVPVSGLYVDVYKANPDGTKGAKVHSNFINYATEFDLGRMGAVATIAWDGTYQGNSGNSKLRRVAEGSYVLELRVLKALGDPTNPDHWETYDLAPLTIDYADGADTSAGNGPGAGNPNKGKDNNSGKGKGKGKP, translated from the coding sequence ATGACGCAACCTCGACCAGCCCGCATCATGCGGGCCCTGGGTGGGAGCCTGCTGGCCGCCGCATTGTGCGCCGGCACCGTGGGCACCGCCTCCGCCGATCAGGCTCTTCCCGAGCCCATCGGCCCCGCCGCGCCCTCCGCCGAAGCCCCCTCGATCGAGGAGATGCTCGCCACCCTCGGCGACGACGTCCTCGCGGGCCGTTGGCTCGTGGAGGTTGAGGGCTCCGCCAAGATCCAGGGCGGCAACGCCGCCAAGGCCAAGCAGGCCCAGGACAAGGTTGTGGCCGCCGCCAAGGCTGAGGGCATCGCCGTCACCGTCGGCAAGAGCTACACCAACACCTGGAACGGCGTCGCCGTCTCCGCGAGCAAGGCCGACGCCGTCAAGCTCGCCGGCATCGCCGGCGTCAAGGGCGTCTATCCCGTCGTCGAGGTCACCAAGCCCGCCGAGGATGCCGCCCGGCCCGACATCGACTACGCCCGCACCCTGACCGGCGCCGACGTGGCCAACGAGGAGCTCGGCTTCACCGGCAAGGACATCAAGGTCGGCATCATCGACTCGGGCATCGACTACAACCACCCCGATTTCGGCGGCTCCGGCGTCAACGCCGAGACCAGGGACTTCCCGGGCGAGCGAGTGAAGTGGGGCCACGACTACGTCGGCGACGTCTACGACGCCAGCAGCGACGACCCGGCCATCAACACCCCCAAGCCCGATCAGTGGCCTGACGACTGTGGCGGCCACGGCACCCACGTCGCCGGCATCGTCGGCGCCGACGGCGGCGTCACCGGTGTGGCCCCCGACGTCGAGTTCGGCGCCTACCGCGTCTTCGGCTGCGACGGCTCCAGCGACTCCGAGATCATCATCGCCGCCATGGATCAGGCCTACGCCGACGGCATGGACATCGTCAACATGAGCCTCGGCGCCTCGCTGCAGACGTGGCCCACCTACCCGACCGCCACCGCGGCCGACCGCCTGGTCGATGCCGGCGTGGTCGTCGTCGTCTCGCAGGGCAACTCCGGCACCAGCGGCACCTTCTCCGGTGGCGCCCCGTCGGTGGCCCACAACGTCATCTCGGTCGGCTCCGTCGACAACTCCGAGTACATGGCCGACTACATCTCCACCGCCGGTGGCGTGGAGACCCCGTTCATGACCTCGACCGGCTCGCCCGAGCCGACCCCCGGGGCCTCCTACACCCTCGTCGCCGGTGACCCGCTGAACGCCTGCGCTCCCCTGGCCGAGGCCACGGGTGAGGGCCAGGCAGTGATCGTCGACCGCGGCACCTGCTCCTTCCACCTGAAGGCCCTGGCCGCTCAGGTGGCGGGGTACGACGCCGTCATCGTCGCCAACAACGCTCCCGGCGTCATCAACATGACCGTCGAGGGTGCGGACGAGATCACCATCCCCGCCGTCTCGGTCCTGCAGGCCGACGGCGCGGCGCTGAAGGCCGAGATCGCGGCCAACGGCGGCTCGACCACCATCGACTTCTCCGAGGAGCCCAAGCGCTTCGACAACCCGACCGGTGGCTACCAGTCCGACTTCAGCTCCTACGGCCTGGCCGCGGACCTGACGCTCAAGCCCGACGTATCCGCCCCCGGCGGCAGCATCTACTCCACCTACCCGCTGGAGAAGAAGGGCTACGCCACCCTCGGCGGCACCTCGATGGCCGCCCCGCACGTGGCCGGCGCCGCGGCGCTCCTCCTCGAGGCGCGCCCCGATCTCGACCCGTACGAGGTCCGCACCATCCTCGCCAACACCGCCAACCCGTTCACGTGGGGAACCCTCCCTGAGGCCGGCGTGGCCGAGCCCGTGCACCGTCAGGGCGCTGGCCTGATCGACATCCCGCACGCGCTGACCACCACCACGACGGTCACCCCGCACAAGATCTCGCTCGGCGAGGGTGAGGCCGGCCCGGTCACCACCACCCTGACTGTGCACAACGCCTCCGACGTCGAGGTCACCTATGCCCTCGACGTGGAGCACGGCGTGGCCACCTACGGCCCCACCGATGTCCCTGGCTTCTACGTGCTGGATGCAACCGTCGAGTTCTCCGCTGATTCGATCACGGTTCCCGCCGGCGGCACCGCCACCGCGACCGTCGTCATCAGCGAGGACTTCACCGACACCGATGACAACGGCGTCGAGTTCAAGGTCCACGGCGCCATCTACGGCGGCTGGATCACGCTGACCTCGGAGACCGAGCAGCTGGTCGTGCCGTTCGCCGGCCTCTCGGGCGACTACCAGGCTCTCCAGGCCGTGGAGCTCGCCGCGCTCACCTACCGCAACGCGAATGGCGGCCTCTCGGTCGCCGCCCCGTGGCGCACCTTCACGATGGTCGACGGCGACATCCCGCTGATCGCCCTCTACCTCGGCGTCCCGGTCTCCGGCCTGTACGTCGACGTGTACAAGGCCAACCCGGACGGCACCAAGGGCGCGAAGGTCCACTCGAACTTCATCAACTACGCCACCGAGTTCGATCTGGGCCGCATGGGCGCCGTCGCCACCATCGCGTGGGACGGCACCTATCAGGGCAACTCCGGCAACAGCAAGCTGCGTCGCGTGGCCGAGGGCAGCTACGTGCTCGAGCTCCGCGTGCTCAAGGCGCTCGGTGACCCGACCAACCCGGATCACTGGGAGACCTACGACCTGGCCCCGCTGACCATCGATTACGCCGACGGCGCCGACACCAGCGCCGGCAACGGCCCCGGTGCCGGCAACCCCAACAAGGGCAAGGACAACAACAGCGGCAAGGGCAAGGGCAAGGGCAAGCCCTGA